The Streptomyces laurentii genome contains a region encoding:
- a CDS encoding hypothetical protein (identified by MetaGeneAnnotator; putative;~sequence version:1): MRSASPSFWVRSTMPSSRNRLMRPFSRMRPALPAGAGGQRGSPGRAGQDRGRGYEPRTPQTGETAAGAMAEPPKTTALRA, from the coding sequence ATGCGGTCCGCTTCTCCCAGTTTCTGGGTGCGCAGCACGATGCCGTCGTCGCGGAACAGACTCATGCGCCCATTCTCGCGCATGCGCCCGGCGCTCCCGGCCGGGGCCGGGGGGCAGCGCGGGAGCCCCGGACGGGCGGGGCAGGACCGGGGCCGCGGATACGAGCCCCGTACCCCTCAGACGGGGGAGACGGCGGCCGGGGCTATGGCGGAGCCCCCGAAGACCACCGCGTTGCGCGCATAG
- a CDS encoding hypothetical protein (identified by MetaGeneAnnotator; putative;~sequence version:1) produces MVRHRFGPAAKAAAVAELRGQDVRLEVLEENRLRFDAGGHETAAPVAVAAVMAVTAALNFAGADLAQALTWVFSSAVLLMNGVIVYSDLTAVKSVEAAFRRKGDPELARVRVAPFLQAAESAFPRWARAQTYARNAVVFGGSAIAPAAVSPV; encoded by the coding sequence GTGGTCCGCCACCGCTTCGGTCCCGCCGCGAAGGCCGCCGCCGTCGCCGAGCTGCGCGGGCAGGACGTCCGCCTGGAGGTCCTGGAGGAGAACCGGCTCCGGTTCGACGCCGGGGGCCACGAGACCGCCGCTCCGGTGGCCGTCGCCGCGGTGATGGCCGTCACCGCCGCGCTGAACTTCGCCGGCGCCGACCTGGCCCAGGCGCTGACCTGGGTCTTCTCCTCTGCGGTCCTGCTGATGAACGGGGTGATCGTGTACAGCGACCTCACCGCGGTGAAGTCCGTGGAGGCCGCCTTCCGCCGCAAGGGCGACCCGGAACTCGCCCGCGTCCGGGTCGCTCCCTTCCTCCAGGCCGCCGAGTCCGCCTTCCCCCGCTGGGCGCGCGCCCAGACCTATGCGCGCAACGCGGTGGTCTTCGGGGGCTCCGCCATAGCCCCGGCCGCCGTCTCCCCCGTCTGA
- a CDS encoding hypothetical protein (identified by MetaGeneAnnotator; putative;~sequence version:1): MAPGVEPEPVLLQDLQADVLPAQLGDGGGLRGGTEAVADHRDADEGGGDEQLTGRGEGTHGTPLRSTCTKFKRLMKKTVDHDLNTVQALS, encoded by the coding sequence GTGGCCCCCGGCGTCGAACCGGAGCCGGTTCTCCTCCAGGACCTCCAGGCGGACGTCCTGCCCGCGCAGCTCGGCGACGGCGGCGGCCTTCGCGGCGGGACCGAAGCGGTGGCGGACCACCGGGATGCTGACGAAGGCGGCGGCGACGAGCAGCTGACCGGCCGCGGTGAGGGCACTCATGGGACTCCCCTTCGATCGACTTGCACTAAGTTCAAGCGGCTGATGAAGAAGACGGTAGACCACGACTTGAACACCGTGCAAGCCCTTTCTTGA
- a CDS encoding tetR family transcriptional regulator (Bacterial regulatory proteins, tetR family; pfam00440;~KEGG: psb:Psyr_2378 transcriptional repressor TetR;~TetR family transcriptional regulator [Streptosporangium roseum DSM43021];~Tetracyclin repressor, C-terminal all-alpha domain; pfam02909;~identified by MetaGeneAnnotator; putative;~tetracycline repressor protein TetR; Provisional), with protein MPRDTLTRHQIVSTAVELLDADGLEGLNMRALGKRLDSAATAVYWHVKNKDNLVLLATDQVWGELKLPDPDTAGWRAAASAMATDLYEMFVRHPWLVQVLAAHLVYGEGKARHDDHSLAVYEAAGFTGTQADRAAATVFTYVLGNAAGVAATASLTRRHGEDRTAVEEQLEETLAKAREIALRYPRLRTRLENQAAAEYAAAPDRTFEFGLRALLDGLEQELV; from the coding sequence ATGCCGCGCGACACGCTCACCCGCCACCAGATCGTCAGCACCGCCGTCGAACTCCTGGACGCCGACGGCCTCGAAGGTCTCAACATGCGCGCCCTCGGCAAACGGCTCGACTCCGCCGCCACCGCCGTCTACTGGCACGTGAAGAACAAGGACAACCTCGTCCTCCTCGCCACCGACCAGGTGTGGGGCGAGCTGAAGCTCCCCGACCCGGACACCGCCGGCTGGCGCGCCGCGGCCTCCGCCATGGCCACGGACCTGTACGAGATGTTCGTCCGGCACCCCTGGCTGGTGCAGGTCCTCGCCGCGCACCTCGTCTACGGCGAGGGCAAGGCCCGCCACGACGACCACAGCCTGGCCGTCTACGAGGCCGCCGGCTTCACCGGCACCCAGGCCGACCGGGCGGCGGCCACCGTCTTCACGTACGTCCTCGGCAACGCGGCCGGCGTCGCCGCGACCGCCTCGCTCACCCGCCGGCACGGCGAGGACCGCACCGCCGTCGAGGAGCAGCTCGAAGAGACCCTGGCCAAGGCCCGCGAGATCGCCCTGCGCTACCCGCGCCTGCGCACCCGCCTGGAGAACCAGGCCGCGGCCGAGTACGCCGCCGCCCCCGACCGGACCTTCGAGTTCGGCCTCCGCGCCCTGCTCGACGGCCTGGAGCAGGAACTCGTATAG
- a CDS encoding tetR family transcriptional regulator (identified by MetaGeneAnnotator; putative;~sequence version:1) → MVYRRTERTERHARTKEEAFVRAAHELVAHEGFAGAKVAAVAGACGVSAGSLYSYFGSRDELLARVFRRAAGRELAAVRAAVDAAPARPEARLEAFADTFTVRALRGRRLAWALLFEPVSPVVERERLLYRREYAQVCEGVIRDGVAVGRFARQNPAVAAGAVIGAISEALVGRLSPEVARRAEVPDEQLVDEIRDFCLRALGRVPA, encoded by the coding sequence ATGGTGTATCGGCGTACGGAACGCACGGAGCGGCACGCCCGGACGAAGGAGGAGGCCTTCGTGCGCGCCGCGCACGAGCTGGTGGCCCACGAGGGTTTCGCCGGGGCGAAGGTGGCCGCGGTGGCCGGGGCCTGCGGGGTCAGCGCGGGCTCGCTCTACTCGTACTTCGGAAGCAGGGACGAGCTCCTCGCGCGGGTCTTCCGGCGTGCCGCCGGACGTGAACTGGCCGCCGTACGCGCGGCGGTGGACGCCGCACCCGCCCGCCCCGAGGCCCGGCTCGAAGCGTTCGCCGACACCTTCACGGTGCGCGCCCTGCGCGGCCGGAGGCTGGCGTGGGCCCTGCTCTTCGAGCCGGTCTCACCGGTGGTGGAACGGGAACGGCTGCTGTACCGGCGGGAGTACGCGCAGGTGTGCGAGGGTGTCATCCGTGACGGCGTCGCGGTCGGACGGTTCGCCCGGCAGAATCCGGCGGTCGCGGCCGGTGCCGTCATCGGCGCCATCTCCGAGGCGCTGGTCGGCCGGCTCTCGCCGGAGGTCGCACGGCGGGCGGAGGTGCCGGACGAGCAACTGGTCGACGAGATCCGCGACTTCTGCCTGCGCGCCCTCGGCCGCGTACCCGCCTGA
- a CDS encoding rieske (2Fe-2S) domain-containing protein (PFAM: Rieske [2Fe-2S] domain protein; KEGG: pla:Plav_1773 Rieske (2Fe-2S) domain- containing protein;~Phenylpropionate dioxygenase and related ring-hydroxylating dioxygenases, large terminal subunit [Inorganicion transportand metabolism / General function prediction only]; COG4638;~Rieske (2Fe-2S) domain-containing protein [Stackebrandtia nassauensis DSM44728];~Rieske non-heme iron oxygenase (RO) family, N-terminal Rieske domain of the oxygenase alpha subunit; The RO family comprise a large class of aromatic ring-hydroxylating dioxygenases found predominantly in microorganisms. These enzymes enable...; cd03469;~START/RHO_alpha_C/PITP/Bet_v1/CoxG/CalC (SRPBCC) ligand-binding domain superfamily; cl14643;~[2Fe-2S] cluster binding site [ion binding];~hydrophobic ligand binding site;~identified by MetaGeneAnnotator; putative) gives MIKRLLALRETRRDEKMLDEVVTIPVTKYTDETLLQREIDSAFSHYPLIAGHSSALGEPGAYLTSDWDRFPYIVVRGEDGRVRAFYNQCRHRGARLADQPSGTVQNFICPFHGWVYGLDGALKGITRSHDFPGVKTCDYGLVELPATESGGLIWVGRTPGEELDIPGFLGTFHDDLVNFDVASLVRYKKTKVVKEANWKLLIKTYLEGYHVPYLHRDTLAFAFKKGVIAHDEDGPHIRLSAARTNIGEITLKAEEEWRILDYASVYYTLFPNTFFILHPDYVSINTFWPLAPDRTVWTHEMLYRDGDFPGSKGQSALAKRFEFTNDTVFDQEDFAIAENVQRSLLHGGSDHHVLGLAEGLLAMFQNTIDERLTDPDADTPTAPTTPSPPRPRDSPITGTRAPTTPTTNDRTALMTTDLTGFAHGIFKAQPFSVFLGAELTSVGPDSAEIRIANRPEIQQQHGFVHGGVLSYLADNALTFAGGLALGGDALTAEYKINYVRPAVGEVVIARAKATATTRRQAVCQCEIHVVSEQGEERLVAVAQGTIVSAGKQQD, from the coding sequence ATGATCAAGCGCCTTCTCGCGCTGCGCGAGACGCGCCGCGACGAGAAGATGCTCGACGAGGTCGTCACGATTCCGGTCACCAAGTACACGGACGAGACCCTCCTCCAGCGGGAGATCGACTCGGCCTTCTCCCACTACCCGCTGATCGCCGGCCACTCCTCGGCGCTCGGCGAGCCCGGGGCGTATCTCACCAGCGACTGGGACCGGTTTCCGTACATCGTCGTCCGGGGCGAGGACGGCCGGGTCCGCGCCTTCTACAACCAGTGCCGCCACCGCGGCGCCCGCCTCGCCGACCAGCCGTCGGGGACCGTGCAGAACTTCATCTGCCCTTTCCACGGCTGGGTCTACGGCCTCGACGGCGCCCTGAAGGGCATCACCCGGTCGCATGACTTCCCCGGCGTCAAGACCTGCGACTACGGCCTGGTGGAGCTGCCCGCCACGGAGTCCGGCGGCCTCATATGGGTCGGCCGCACACCCGGCGAGGAGCTCGACATCCCCGGCTTCCTCGGGACGTTCCACGACGACCTGGTGAACTTCGACGTGGCCTCCCTCGTCCGGTACAAGAAGACCAAGGTGGTCAAGGAAGCCAACTGGAAGCTGCTGATCAAGACGTACCTGGAGGGCTACCACGTCCCGTATCTGCACCGGGACACCCTCGCCTTCGCCTTCAAGAAGGGCGTGATCGCGCACGACGAGGACGGGCCGCACATCCGGCTGTCCGCGGCACGCACCAACATCGGCGAGATCACCCTCAAGGCGGAGGAGGAGTGGCGCATCCTGGACTACGCCTCGGTGTACTACACGCTCTTCCCCAACACCTTCTTCATCCTGCATCCCGACTACGTGTCCATCAACACGTTCTGGCCGCTGGCACCGGATCGCACGGTCTGGACCCACGAAATGCTCTACCGTGACGGCGACTTCCCCGGATCCAAGGGGCAGAGCGCGCTCGCCAAGCGCTTCGAGTTCACCAACGACACGGTCTTCGACCAGGAGGACTTCGCCATCGCCGAGAACGTGCAGCGGAGCCTCCTCCACGGCGGCAGCGACCACCACGTCCTGGGGCTGGCGGAGGGACTGCTCGCGATGTTCCAGAACACCATCGACGAGCGCCTCACCGACCCGGACGCGGACACCCCCACGGCCCCCACGACCCCGTCACCCCCACGGCCCCGTGACTCCCCCATCACCGGAACCCGCGCCCCCACCACCCCCACCACGAACGACAGGACGGCACTCATGACCACGGACCTCACCGGTTTCGCCCACGGCATCTTCAAGGCCCAGCCGTTCAGCGTGTTCCTGGGCGCCGAACTCACCTCCGTGGGGCCCGACTCGGCCGAGATCCGCATCGCCAACCGGCCCGAGATCCAGCAGCAGCACGGCTTCGTCCACGGCGGCGTGCTCAGCTACCTGGCCGACAACGCGCTGACCTTCGCCGGCGGCCTCGCCCTCGGCGGCGACGCGCTCACCGCCGAGTACAAGATCAATTACGTACGTCCCGCGGTGGGCGAGGTCGTCATCGCCCGCGCCAAGGCGACCGCCACGACCCGCCGCCAGGCCGTCTGCCAGTGCGAGATCCACGTCGTCTCGGAGCAGGGCGAGGAGCGCCTGGTCGCCGTCGCGCAGGGCACGATCGTCAGCGCGGGCAAGCAGCAGGACTGA
- a CDS encoding AMP-dependent synthetase/ligase (identified by MetaGeneAnnotator; putative;~sequence version:1), with translation MNLTWMLEASARGCGDKPALVSDLGSMTYAELLAASKRAAAVLRERGVRPGDRVGVMTYNTPAFAVAAFGIWRAGAALVPVNHKLTAPELAYLAGHAKLRVAVVADDLAGRMREGAPEVDVLTTDDTGGGEFDRLVAEAPEWDGVEVGPDAVAQVLYTSGTTGAPKGCLHSHRGLSAVPAYTTAAAGLRREDRFLMAMPIWHASPLNNWFLSMIFLGGTVVLLKEYHPLRFLEAVRAHRVTAFFGAPIAYLAPLKTLPTAGVDLSGFGLSDVRLWAYGGAPLGAETVRALEAVYGEDRFCQVYGMSEMGPVGSVLHPHEQLVKAGSIGAGGMPGVDIRVVGDDGRDAGAGEIGELWLRSGTRMLGYLDDPEATERAFEGDWYKSGDLARVDEDGYLFIVGRSKDVVITGGENVYAPEVEEAILQHPAIRDAAVVGRPHRDWGETVVAVVEAESAVTVEELRDFLAGRLAKYKIPRDLVTVAALPRTPSGKVQKHVLRERVLTAGP, from the coding sequence GTGAACCTGACGTGGATGCTGGAGGCCTCGGCCCGCGGTTGCGGCGACAAGCCGGCCCTCGTGTCCGACCTGGGGTCGATGACGTACGCCGAGCTGCTCGCCGCCTCGAAGCGGGCCGCCGCCGTGCTGCGCGAGCGCGGGGTGCGGCCGGGGGACCGGGTGGGCGTGATGACGTACAACACCCCCGCCTTCGCCGTGGCGGCGTTTGGGATCTGGCGGGCCGGGGCGGCGCTCGTACCGGTCAACCACAAACTGACCGCGCCCGAACTGGCGTACCTCGCGGGCCACGCGAAGCTGCGGGTCGCCGTCGTCGCGGACGACCTGGCCGGCCGGATGCGGGAAGGCGCCCCCGAGGTCGACGTGCTCACCACGGACGACACCGGCGGCGGGGAGTTCGACCGGCTGGTCGCCGAGGCACCCGAATGGGACGGGGTGGAGGTCGGCCCCGACGCCGTCGCGCAGGTGCTCTACACCTCCGGTACGACCGGCGCGCCCAAGGGCTGTCTGCACTCGCACCGCGGACTGTCCGCCGTGCCCGCCTACACCACGGCCGCCGCCGGACTGCGGCGCGAGGACCGGTTCCTGATGGCCATGCCGATCTGGCACGCCTCGCCCCTGAACAACTGGTTCCTGTCGATGATCTTCCTGGGCGGCACCGTCGTCCTGCTGAAGGAGTACCACCCCCTCCGCTTCCTCGAAGCCGTGCGCGCGCACCGCGTCACGGCCTTCTTCGGCGCCCCCATCGCGTACCTCGCCCCGCTGAAGACCCTGCCCACGGCAGGTGTGGACCTGTCCGGATTCGGCTTGTCGGACGTGCGGCTGTGGGCGTACGGCGGCGCGCCGCTGGGCGCCGAGACCGTACGGGCACTGGAGGCGGTGTACGGCGAGGACCGCTTCTGCCAGGTGTACGGGATGAGCGAGATGGGGCCGGTGGGCTCCGTCCTGCACCCCCACGAGCAGCTCGTCAAGGCCGGGTCGATCGGGGCGGGCGGCATGCCGGGCGTGGACATCCGCGTGGTCGGGGACGACGGCCGGGACGCCGGGGCCGGCGAGATCGGCGAGCTGTGGCTGCGGTCGGGCACCCGCATGCTGGGCTACCTCGACGATCCGGAGGCGACGGAGCGCGCCTTCGAGGGCGACTGGTACAAGTCCGGGGATCTCGCGCGGGTGGACGAGGACGGCTATCTGTTCATCGTCGGCCGGAGCAAGGACGTCGTCATCACCGGCGGGGAGAATGTCTACGCGCCCGAGGTCGAGGAGGCGATCCTGCAGCACCCGGCGATCCGGGACGCCGCCGTCGTCGGGCGGCCGCACCGGGACTGGGGCGAGACCGTCGTCGCCGTGGTGGAGGCCGAATCGGCGGTGACGGTCGAGGAGTTGCGCGACTTCCTGGCCGGCCGGCTGGCGAAGTACAAGATCCCCCGGGACCTGGTGACGGTCGCGGCGCTGCCGCGTACGCCCTCCGGGAAGGTGCAGAAGCACGTCCTGCGCGAGCGGGTGCTGACGGCTGGCCCGTGA
- a CDS encoding hypothetical protein (identified by MetaGeneAnnotator; putative;~predicted protein [Streptomyces sp. AA4]): MPADMMETWVAGWAVSRRTPPPVAQPWGYYIEVAGNPAEVGRHVLPVTGESLVRDAAAAVTVPRTWMKMPAEPGGVEPWLSPGWVVAWEETGHLMAADLTVTALRPPEGYGVTVEYLEGVIHARVSDAAGRPAAQGQAALLGETAVMDRVVTDEAHRRRGLGGLVMRTLADEAVARGAGTGVLGATDPGRALYETLGWKKHATIAECVYRP, from the coding sequence ATGCCGGCGGACATGATGGAGACGTGGGTGGCGGGCTGGGCGGTGTCGCGGCGGACGCCGCCGCCGGTCGCGCAGCCGTGGGGCTATTACATCGAGGTGGCCGGCAACCCCGCCGAGGTCGGCCGCCATGTCCTCCCGGTGACCGGGGAATCGCTGGTCCGCGACGCGGCCGCCGCCGTGACGGTCCCGCGGACCTGGATGAAGATGCCCGCCGAACCCGGGGGCGTCGAGCCCTGGCTGTCTCCGGGATGGGTGGTGGCCTGGGAGGAGACCGGCCATCTGATGGCCGCCGACCTGACGGTCACGGCACTCCGCCCGCCCGAGGGATACGGCGTGACCGTCGAGTACCTCGAAGGTGTCATCCACGCTCGGGTGTCGGACGCCGCCGGCCGGCCCGCGGCCCAGGGGCAGGCGGCGCTCCTCGGTGAGACCGCGGTGATGGACCGGGTGGTGACCGACGAGGCCCACCGACGGCGCGGTCTGGGCGGTCTCGTGATGCGTACGCTCGCCGACGAGGCCGTGGCCCGGGGCGCGGGCACGGGCGTACTCGGTGCGACGGACCCCGGCCGCGCGCTGTACGAGACGCTGGGCTGGAAGAAGCACGCGACGATCGCGGAGTGCGTGTACCGGCCCTGA